CTTCCTCTTCACGTCGAAGATGGTGAAGTCGCTCCTCGACGGCGTGGCCCCGAACAGCATTTTCACGCCCATCGTAGACAACAAGGCTGAAGAGGCGCGCTTCGTGCATTCGCAGGCGCATATCGTGCAGGTGTTCGACAGCTGCGAAGTGTGCTGGCCCGAATACCTCGACTCCGCAGAAAATGAACTCCGCCGCCCGTTCCGCGTGAAGCAGATGATGCAGGGTGACGGCGACCCGTACCGCAAGCTCGCCCTGCTGGCCTATCTCGACAAGGTGAAAGCCCAGGTGGATTCCGCGGTCACCGCGAATGCCGAACGCCAGGCCGCGCAGGCCCAGGAAGCGTCCTCCGCTCCGGCCGATTCTACGGCGGACAGCGTCGCGGTCGCCGACACGACAAGGCCCGCGATGCACTTCATGGTGGCGGAACGTTCGCCGGAATGGATTAAGTTCCGCATGGAATATATAGAATGGATCCGCGGGGTGCCGATGGAGGCCCGCGACAGCAACGAGGTGTACAACCGCGTCCGCGACCTCGTGGAAGTGGGCGCCTTCCCGGCCTCGTTCACCGACGAGTTCAACATCCTCGAAGTCGCCCGCGTCAAGGACTACCCGACGGCGGCGCGCCTCGTGGCGGATTTCTACGAGAAGTACGAAATCAAGGAAATGGACGAGTTCTTCCTCAGGAACGTGCTGCTCATCTCGCTCCTCGCGGGTGAATCCGAGCTCGCAAACGCTCTCTACCAGGATGCCATCAAGAACCACGAAAGTTTCTTCCCGGTAGAGAAGTTCCTCATCGAACGCGAAATCGTGAAGCTGCGCCGCGGTTCCATCCGGAAATAAGACCGCTCGCGCTAGAGTCTGGTGTGGCTTTTCTGGTCTGCGCTCGCTCTCGCCTTCGACGACCCGTTACGACGGGTCGCCTCCGGCTCACGGAAGCGGGCTCGATTTAAACCGGGCTCGACCTGGGTCGGGCTCTCGGGCTCTTTAGGCTAAAAAAATCGCGCGGGTTTGTGCCCGCGCTTTTGATTTTCGGTCGAAATTTTTGTATTTGCTAGAATAGGATTGTGAAGCCTACGGTAGCGTATGTCGTCAGGAAGTTCGATTCCCTGAAGGCGTTCTCGCCGCCGGAAATCAGGATCTTGTCCAGCAGGTTCGTGAAGCCTTGCACGATGCGGATGTTCATCTGCACCCAGCGGGTCACCATGTAACCGAGATCTAGAGCCGCACCCATTTCGAAGCTCGTCGTGGGGATGGTATTGCTGCGCGTGATTTTTTCGCCTACATCCTGGTTGAATTCCGACGATCCGGAGAGCTTGAGGCCGAGGTTCAGGCCGAGGCCCAGGAAAATGTTGTTGTCGACAAACGTGTAGCGAACGATGAGCGGGATTTCGAACATCATGATGTCGATTGACGCATCGTCATTGCCGAAGTCCGTCTCGGCCGCGTAGCGGTAATGACGGTAGGTGAATATCACTTCGGGAACAATGTTCAAGTTCTTGACCCCGAGCGGCAGCTGCATCAGCAAGCCTGCGGAACCCTGGTATCCGAGTCCCCATCCTTCGGTTTCGTGACCGATGAACGTGTTTGTACCGGCGCTTGCGTGCACGCCGAGCAGGATAGTACGCGCGAACCCTTCGGTACGCTGCTTGTTGATTTCGGCCTTGGAAGTCTTTTCCTTCTTGTACTGGGCGTATTCGGCTGCATACTCCTCGTCGTCGGCAAACTCGCTTGCTGCCGAACCGTCATACTCCACCGCACTGCCGTTGTCGGTAGAAGAGGTCGTTTCGTCGTTGTCGAAATCGTCAAACTCGTCTGCGAGGGAAGGCGTTGTTGCGGCGAGCAGGGCCGCGGCCATGAAGGGTACAATTCTCAGGTTCATGTTTGAATTATAACAAAAGAAAGTTAAACACCTTTCTTATTATAAATATATTTGCCGCAAAAAGGATGTGGCAAATATATTTTTACCTGATAACGGAACTTTTTATGCCTTTTTTTCGCGTTTTTCGGTGCTAGAGGTAAAGCGACAGCCCGAGGGTCACGTGTAACCCGTACAGCGATGCTTTCTTGAGCGCGATTTCGGAGACTTCGACTACGTCGTTGTTCAGGAGATTCGTGAATCTCTGCAGGAACCGCAGGTCAACGGAGAAGTTCCTGTTCACGAGGTAGCCTATTTCCACGATGGCACTGAGTTCGACACCAGCCGAGGGGAGCGGATCGTCCTTTGACGAGATGTGTTCCGTCGTCGTACTGGTACTGATAGTTTGGTCAAAATTGGAGGACCCGGCGAGCTTGATTCCCAGGTCTAATCCGATGCCGACTGTGATGTCGTTGCTTTCGAGGGCATACTTGAATATGGCGGGGACTTCGAAAAGAATCACGTTGAGCTGGGCTTCATCCTTCTCGCTGTAATCGTCATATTCGAAATCGTCATTGGCCTCGTAGCGGTAGCGGAAGTAGCTGAACTGGAGCCCGACGGAGAGTGACAGTTCGGGGATGCCGACTTTGGTTTGTGCGACAATTGCGGCCGAGGCCTCGTATCCGAGTCTCCAGTTTTCCGTTCTTTCGCCCAGGAGGAGCGTGTTGAAACCGCCGCCGAACCGGAAACCGAGCGTGAACCCGTTGGAAAAGCCTTCACGGCTTGCGCGGCTGAGTTCCGCGTTCTCGTTGGCGTAGCGGTCGTAGGTGTCGTCATCGTCGTCGTCGTACCTGCTGACGCTCTTGTCGTCCCTGCATTCAGGCAGGAGCGAGTCTGCCGGGGTGCAGTCCTCTTCGTCGCTGTCGTTTTCGGCTGTTTTTTCCTTGGCGGCAGTCGTGGTATCGCTTTCGGCAGAGGCTGCCGTTCCGGTTTCGGAGGTCGCAGCTGTTTCTGTCCCGTCACAGCCGTCCCCGATACAAGCGGGGGTCTCTTCGTTGTTCCCGTCGTTCAGTTCCGTGCTGCCCCCGTTCTGGGATGCAATCCAGGCAGAATCGACTTCGGCGGGGTACTCGTCCTGAGCGAGGGCGGAGCAGACTATCCCCGAAAAAAAGATGGCGGTAAGTACCCTAAGCAGTTTCATATCTTGAATTTATAAAAAATAGCGCGAAGAGCAAGTGGAAAATGCAAAATCGGCCGTGTTTTCGCACATTTTTCTTACAAACATGCAGTTTTGTTGCCTTCCTTTATTCGAATTAGGTATTTTAATTACCAAAATGAGGGCTTTACCCATAAGAAAGTTGTTTCTTGAAGCATAAACGCGTTTGTAGGAGGAGCGTTATGTCGGGATTCTTGGCAAAAAAACATTCATTCTCGCTCGGAACGGCCTGTGCGGCGACCTTCGGGCTGGCATTTTCTCTGACCGCTTGCGACGTTGTGGTCGGAGCCAGCAGTAAGGCTGTTTTCGACAAATATCCGGTAAATGAAAAACATTTAAGTTTTTACGATGAGGAATTAGATAAACTGGAGAATTTCCCAGTATGCGGTTCCGGAAACGAGGGCCGCATTGATTCGCTAAAAGGCGGAAATAGCAAGTACGGCTATGAGACGTACTACTACAAGTGCAAGAAAGGAATCTGGTACGAAACGGACGCAAGTGTAAACTGCAACACGGATGGAGTCAAGGTAGGCGATATTTGCAAAGTAAAAGTCGGAACGTCCAGTTGGATGAGCTCTGGCGATGGCGTGTGGAGGTACTATGTGTATGAAGGCAACGGTGCCTGGAAGGAAGCTGACGCTCGGGATCGTTGTAATGCGAGGGAAAAAACTGTGGGGACCATTTGCGTTATTGCAAAATCGACTCAATATCTTCACGATGTTTACCTCATTTACTCAGCTGACGGCGTTTGGGAAGAATTCATGACCCGCCAGATGTCTACACAAGGGGTGATATGGGAATATGGTCCCGGTTTCCAGATGCCCAAGGAATGTACCGCCGAAAATGAGGGTGCGAAGGAAAAATTCGTTTTTGGTGCGGAGCCGGATGCGATTACGCTATATTTCAAGTGCTCCAGTGGCGAGTGGAATCATCTAAATGATATTGATTACTATTGTACTACGGGAAACAATTCTGATGGCGATACGTGCTCGTTCAAACCGGATGAAAATGCGGTAGAAAGGTCCCATTGGATTATGAGCGAATCGGTGACTACCAAACCGGATTTGTTTACCTATTACTATTACTCAGGCAATTGGATGCAGTCTAGCGTTGACCCTGAATTCGGCTACTGCCCGGAGGATTATGGCCCGTATCTGTATAAAAAACATGGCGACGAATATTATACCTGTGTGTATGGAGATTGGAAACCTGCTCATCTTGTTCCGCATCAATATACGGACCCGCGTAAAGAGGGGTTGACCGACGAGGAATACGATGTGCTGGACTTGCCGT
This region of Fibrobacter sp. genomic DNA includes:
- a CDS encoding outer membrane beta-barrel protein, producing MNLRIVPFMAAALLAATTPSLADEFDDFDNDETTSSTDNGSAVEYDGSAASEFADDEEYAAEYAQYKKEKTSKAEINKQRTEGFARTILLGVHASAGTNTFIGHETEGWGLGYQGSAGLLMQLPLGVKNLNIVPEVIFTYRHYRYAAETDFGNDDASIDIMMFEIPLIVRYTFVDNNIFLGLGLNLGLKLSGSSEFNQDVGEKITRSNTIPTTSFEMGAALDLGYMVTRWVQMNIRIVQGFTNLLDKILISGGENAFRESNFLTTYATVGFTILF
- a CDS encoding porin family protein; translated protein: MKLLRVLTAIFFSGIVCSALAQDEYPAEVDSAWIASQNGGSTELNDGNNEETPACIGDGCDGTETAATSETGTAASAESDTTTAAKEKTAENDSDEEDCTPADSLLPECRDDKSVSRYDDDDDDTYDRYANENAELSRASREGFSNGFTLGFRFGGGFNTLLLGERTENWRLGYEASAAIVAQTKVGIPELSLSVGLQFSYFRYRYEANDDFEYDDYSEKDEAQLNVILFEVPAIFKYALESNDITVGIGLDLGIKLAGSSNFDQTISTSTTTEHISSKDDPLPSAGVELSAIVEIGYLVNRNFSVDLRFLQRFTNLLNNDVVEVSEIALKKASLYGLHVTLGLSLYL